GACCAGTCTATGATACCAAAGCTGAAAGATAGGATGGAAATGGCTAGTCGGTTTATCACCTGGATTTTATTGCTTGCTGTACGGGGAAGTCTGGAGTATCACCTTTGTGTGATGAATTATTTTTCCTCCACAATTCATTATGACTGATTTCTGCACCTTCATTTACTCTCACATACTTGTAGGTCTCTTCAATATTAagatttttgatgatatgctCATTATCCAGTTTGATATTTTTACTGTGACCGTCTATGAAAGTTGCCATGGTGCACTTGTCCAGTCCAAATTCCATTTTGATGGATTCTGAAAATTTCTTTACCCAGCTGTTCCAGTAGTTGCGTATCACTGGGGCTGAACAACTTCAAATCATCCACAAACAGATGTGTGATAATCTGGGGGTTTGGCTGGGTCCAGGTGCAGATATTGAATCTGTGGCCAAGGATTTTGAGAAGGGTGCTTAATGGATTTAATGTCATGCACAACAGTAGTGGTGAAAGTGAGTCTCTCTGGaatattcctttttaaaatttttgtatatttgactgactgactggaatTGTAATTTGTTGTGCTGGAGATGCACGGTTGTCTTCCAGTGATTCATGGTGGTGAAAATGAACTTTATGACAGCAGGATGGATCTTTGTTCATTTCCAAAAATTTGAGTATCCATGAGTGTGGCACGCTGTCAAAGGCTTTCGTGTAATCCACCCAAGCCACATTCAGGTTTCAGCCCTTTGTGCAGCACTCCATTACAACTTTGTTCAACAATAGCTGGTCTTTTGTTCAATATGATGATCATTTGTTTCCTCTTTATTCTTCTGCCATTATGATGTTGTGTTCCAGGCAACAATAAATATTCTTAGCATCAATAGTGGTGAAGAGTTTATAAAATGTGGATAGGCTGGTTATGGGGCATCATTTTTTGGCTCAAAGGTTTTGTCATACTTTGGAATTAGAAGTGTTGTTCCAGCAGTGAGCCAGTGTGGTGTCCTTTGCAGGTCCTGCTTTAACATGATTTTACATTTGGCCATATCCTGGTGCAGTGCTGTCAGGGCCGGGTGTCTTCCAGTTGGCAGCAGATTTAACCGTGTTTACTGTTTCCTCGGGCCACTCTATTTccttcatttctttgttttcagggTCGTTCTGGATTTTTCCTAACCAGTCTGCTTCTTGATTGCGCTCTTTGGCATCCTCATATACATTTCTCCAGAATGTTTCCATTTCCTTTTTCTGTTGTGGTGTAGTTACTTCCATTGTGTACATCTAAcgttcaataaaatgtttttcagttgtCCCCAAGTAATCTGTTTTGcatcttttcctttaatttttgtttgtaccTTCTTAGTTTCTGAGTTTGTGCTAGGATTTCAAGTTTgttgttggctgttgtgaagtTTCAAGTCCCCATGTGTTAATATACAGAACTGTAGTTTCAGATACCATAGTTGACCTAGGACTTTACAAGATCTCACCCCTTCCATGTAGGATTTGTTCAATGAAACCTCTTACTTTTTCTCTGTTTGTACCATTCATGGAGGAattttcatttgctgttttttttccttatcctAATATTCCTCTGCTCTAATAGTTTAAAGCTGATGAGTTTTGCTGCACAGTGTTTGATCCTGCTGACTGTTATGTCCATTATTTGCTGTTGGCTTTGTTGACCTCGTttataatactgcatatggtGTTTAGCGATATTCCAGGTCACTTCTCTCTTCTACAGATTTCGGTCTGCTTGTCCATATCAACAAGGTCCAGAAGCTCTTCCCTGAATTCCTTAATATCTTTATCCTCTATTGATGGtaccttttctgtttctttccggGTATGCTCTACAGAGCTCTGATTCTTTTGAGAATTTTGTTGAGTTTCTGTAGGTTTTTCTATTTCCAGGTGTTCTGCATCCTGGATATTTGGACTCAACTTCTGTTGAGGTCCTTGGACAGTTTCTGTGGCACATAGGCTTTCATTGTCATCTTCAGACTGTTACACCTCGATTCTTTCCTTTCTTAGTGCCTTCAAAACTTCTACCTTTATTATTTGCATATCTTTGTTTCAGAAGTGGTTACTTTTAAATACATTCCATTTCTGAGTAGTAAGCATTGTTCGTTTTGTTTCTGTtcatatttagatttttatttctgaatttgttttcaaatgtcaGTTTCCTCTTATTTCTAGGTTTGGCGGCTGATACTTTTATGTTTGAGTAGATGCCACACCATACAAGATCTTGCATCTTCTCTTCATTCCAAGTCTTTGTCCATTCTCTTCTCATGCCCCCTGGGTCTTGCCTTTGTTACTCTATTACTTCTTTGGCTGCTCATTGTAAGTATTGTAATGTCTCTTGGTTTACTTGCTTACTCTCTTTAATTGTCATGATTAGTGATCTCAGGTTTGCATCAGTTGTCTTATTTAGTTTGGAAATTGATACTACTTTCCGGGATTCCAGTTTTGTTCAAGTTATCCTTTATTCAGAAATTCAATACTTGTTGCATAAAAGTAGCAGTACATGATCTCCTCATTATCTTCAAGTGACCACTGAACTGTGTCAAGTCCTCTTCATTTCTCGCTCAAGCTGCATTGTTGTTGTCTGTTCCATACCCCTGTGGTGGGGCCAGCAACACTGTCCATCTGGACTGACACCACATTGCAGATATTCTTTTCATCACCCGGAGATTTTGCACTATTGGTAGCACCATCACTTACTCTAGTTCAGAGGCAGGTGTTGGGCACCTTTTTATCCTGGGAGACGTGTGGCCAGTATGAGTTACTTTTTGGGTTCCATTTCATACTATAATAGTAGTTTTGCCTTGATGAGTTTTGGTGTacacctttaaaaacaaaacccaccAACATGAAGGTACTTATCAAGACTTAAGTAATTAGAAAGGTGACTTTTTCACTTCTTTCTCCCTCTTTTCTTCCTTCTGCTTCTTCACCTTCACCTCTCTAACATACTTCTTCAGGGccttttctccagtatgaattctcatGTGACTCTGAAGAGTGTGACTCTGGAtaaatcttttgccacattcagaacagcaatatggtttttctccagtgtgtatTCTTGAGTGACTCCGAAGATTGCTACTCTGCCtaaatcttttgccacattcagcacaactatatggcttttctccagtatgaattcttgtgtGACTCTGAAGATGACTACTCCGGATAAAtccttttccacattcagaacagcaataaggtttttctccaCTATGAATCATCATGTGACTCTGCAGAGTGTTACTGTGGCTAAatcctttgccacattcagaacagcaatatggtttttctccagtgtgtatTCTTGAGTGACTCCGAAGATTGCTACTCTGCCtaaatcttttgccacattcatCACAACTATAcggcttttctccagtatgaattctcgCATGATTCTGAAGATCAGTAATCTGGATAAatcctttgccacattcagaacagcaatatggtctctctccagtgtgaattcttgtgtgactCTGAAGACCGTTACTGTGGCTAAATCCTTTGCTGCATTCAGAACAGTAATAtggtttttctccagtatgaattctcatGTGACTCTGAAGAGTGTGATTCTGGCtaaatcttttgccacattcagaacaacaatatggcttctctccagtgtgaattcttgtgtgactCTTAAGATGGCTACTCTGGCtaaatcttttgccacattcagaacagcaaaatgGCTTTGGTTTTGAATGAACTGACttatctttacagtttaacttgtttttaaacatttctccaCATTCTTGGCCAGTGTGCAAAGCCTCTGATTCTGTTTTATGTCCTTGATCTTGGTcagttttgacattttctttcaaAGAAAGAGAACTACAATGAAAAGAGGATGATGTCAAATTCTCAGATCCTCTTGTTGATTTCTTTATGTTCCCTTTGTCCCGTTTCTGTTCCAGGTTGCATTGAAGAGAGGGTTGAAGAGATAAAGATGGCGAGAAGCTGATATTCAGACATACATCTGCAATTAAAGGAGGAATtaggaaattaaatatttttaaataaatacaacctTAACATGAGTAGGTGGCAAACTGATTGGCATCTCTGCCTATGCAACCGAGACATAGCTAAGTCGTATTTAAATAAGCCTTGTTTTCAAACTGAGGCACAATCAGTTTCACAAATGCAAAGTTATTATTACCCTCACCTCAAGATTGGCTGAGGCAACTACTTTTGTGTTCAGTTGTAAAAACTTAAGCAGCTCAGATAGCAGATCATTAAGAATATCTGTAAGGGCTGAAAGATACACGGAGGAGAGTGCAATGTCTGTAGGTTGAGTAACTGTGACTTGAAGTGTGAATCTGATGGGATGAATGCTGTGTCATGGGACAAAAGAACATGCTGCAGGGACAGTGGTTGTCCTATTCTGCACTTGAACAATTTCTGCATTGCATAATTAAAGATCAttactcaaaaaataaaatgttttgaccaTTTTGTAAACAtcagttgtgtgtgtatatatatattacaaaagttaagcagatttcatttcgaaattctacacgtaacggtcataacagtcgacaacgtccgccatgttgaacttttttatttatggccccatcttcatgaaatttgataggcggcttccctgcgctaaccgaaaccgatgtacatccttatttcgatggtatgacgccactgtcggccgccatactgaactttccaacgtcactaattttccaacttcccgtgtaggtaaaaggctgaccccatcttcacgaaatttggtaggtggcttccatgCGCTaaacaaaaccaatgtacgtacttatttcggtggtatgacgccactttcggctgccatattgaattttccaacatcactaattttccaacttcccgtgtaggtagaaggctgaaatttggcatggctcattccttacagcttacttacaaaaattaagcacgtttcattttgaaattctatgcataacagtcataacggttgacaacgttcgccatgttgaactttcttatttatggccccatcttcacgaaatttggtaggtggcttccgtgtgctaaccaaaaccgatgtatgtacttatttcagtggtatgatgccactgtcggccgccatattgaagcttccaatgtcactaattctccaactttctgtttaggtagaaggctgaaatttggcaggatcattccttacagcttacttacaaaagttaaaccatacatatatatatatatatctctatctatatctatatctatatctatatctatatatatatatatatatatatatatatatatatatatatatagcagaataccaagcttcacagcgagaagtagtgtgttaaagaaggtactaaaaagaaaaggaaaaattttaaaactaacgtagcatgattgttaatgtaattgttttgtcattgatcatgagtgttgttctcatatctatctatatatatatttctctatctatctatatatatatatatatatatatatatacccacttggcaggggagaagtagtgtgttaaagaaggaaagagaaagaaaaggaaacattttaaaaataaagtaacatgattgtcaaagtaattgttttgtgtatttggcgcagcgtcacaaagttgttttcgtagctgcatcagaaaatgtaccacaacgtctgacacgcctcctttttactgttttctcacagcttggattgctgctgtcatatatatacacacacacacacacacatacatacacacacacaaattatatacatgtatgtatgtatgtatgtatgtatgtatgtgtgtgtgtgtgtatatatatatatatatatatatatatatatatatatacacatacatatacttgtgtatatgtttgtatgtgtctatatgtgtgtgtataggtttggtcactgagtgcaagggaaaaataataaattatagtctataagttattaaacagtaaaacattaacgttttaagaagtacaggtacattgaaattacattttctatgtgaacattcaaatttgtgcctctggtaatgtgccttaccggcatttaaagaaaattagatttgtgtcctctgcagtgttaagagagaaaggctttggtttgggataaaacgaaaaaaggtgtaaagaagggaagttgcctttttttatatagtatagcaaaatacccgcgcttcgcagcggagaagtagtgtgttaaagaagcaatgaaaagaaaaggaaacattttgaaaaaaacgtaacctgattgtcaatgtaattgttttgtcactgttgtgagtgatgagtgctgttgtcatatatatatatttacacacacacacacacacataaacatatatatatatatacacatatctatacatatacacatatatacatacatatatatctacatacatacacatatatacacacatacatatatatatatatatatatatatatacatatatatatatatatatatatatatatatatatatatatatatatatatatatatatatatatatatatatatatatatatacacatacatacacacatacacacacacacacacatatatatatacatatatgcatatatatatatatatatatatacatacatatctacatatatacacacacagctatttcggatcagtgcaatacgctgtttgttaaaacggttgactccgcctacgcaataacaaatcaaatcattcagttgtctttgctcagatgtcattttagagctggacgcctggcatcttttttggccacaggttcgtttctgtttgctgtgaggttctgtgttgtggagattctcaggatggattgcaggttatcatcagtgaggtgactcctgtgtgctgttttgttagtctttatcactgagaagagcttctcacacagatatgtgctaccaaacatgcacaaggttcgagccgcatgtagacggactttttgttcttcaaagtcaccaaagcgccgtgcaaactcagtgcgcaataactctagtaagcggtaagtggcaaggcagctgaagcgctgcattatgggatctgtagtttattgtgttaccagcgcttcatatacccggccattaataacaataatacagtatataaaatgatctcgggcggatataattacacgccgggcggatgtggcccgcccttgagtttgacacatatggactaaatagaacttgaaaagatatatttttcaaatgtgatcgcaattcagatagagttgacgcaagactacagcctccatgactcaataagtcatcctcccctcgctcttacttttttaccattcatctaatgaatacactgagtatggctttaccaaaacaatcattgatagcgaataaagtatccattattcgagtatgtagatcgggatatatatatatacatatatatatacccgcgtatcgcagcggagaagtagtgtgttaaaaaagctagaaaaagaaaagggaacattttaaaataacgtaacatgactgtcaatatacagtatttgttttgtgagtgttactgagtgttgctgtcatcaaggatttgattatcattatttctttcaatcaggttcgtatttgtaggatgtgttgtgttcaagttacattccgtgtttgtcaatcgttgtaaagatgacaggtttcattcttcgattcgtttcttactgcatcaataaacagctcgtcttcttctttatctgagacctgacacactgcatgcacgggttttttacactgtcttcctttagcggacattgactttttccaccgtgtgctttgtttccacagtagctgcatttatgaatatgcttatcagacgcttcatatttttgctgccttttcaattgtgtaattcggttttgttcagctctttgaactgttgcttttatctgtgcactgcgccagttcacggagccgccgtgtacatgcatcgaaggttcccagctgtgctggtgccatctcgtgcgatgtccatagctgtatttaatgttaccttagtcctggcacttaaaactttctctcgcagtttcgctgcgtttgtgtcaaacaccacgctgaccatctcattttcctgtGCATAAGGACAGtctttcacccgtgaatatttacccgtggcagtttgctattggattgccgctgacggacggccttatatgggcaggcactaaattacaaacgccagcggcagcctgtctatgaacttaatttaaagtgtaggtttacatcgtgctttgtttccgaagtagcagaactcatcaacatggttgtatatgtcactcgctcacttcttattgtttcactgccttctcaattatataatgcatgttttcttgagcgctttttggaggtcttcctggttttctatgtactgcgtgattacgtgggaggcgtgatgatgtcacacgaaactcccccacggcgttgaagctcatctccattacagtaaatggagaaaaactgcttccagttatgaccattacgcgtagaatttcgatataaaacctgcccaacttttgtaaggaagctgtaaggaatgaacctgccaaatttcagccttccacccacacgggtagttggagaattagtgatgagtcagtgagtgagtgagtgagtgcgttgccttttattagtatagatatatgtgtgtgtatatatatattatgaggggccgttcaggaaaaaaagattggtttgtaaatatatacattggttcagatatatatattggttcggatacattggtttgaatatatacattggttttaatacatccgttcagatttatATTTCGGTTCAAacatatacattggttgggatatattggttaagatatatacatcggtttgaatacatccggtcagatatatacattggtttatatacattggttgagatatatataaattggtttgcatagatccgttctgatatatatacattggttcaaatagatcggttcagatatatacattagttgggatttatgggcaggcacaacgtggtcacccatgtttagcagctcccttttgcttcatcattacttcaacactgttgtaattattgtgcacattttatacaagtggCATACGCCTCTCTGTCGaattttgtttcgtaagccctatttgttgggggtcctcgatttcaaagcacttttttttccttttattatttaaaacactcgcgcagATACCACCTCTTCGCCTCGTTCCGTCCcgcccggctcattgtacccgcctcactcgctccctcttgtcccacccatgacagattcttctcaaaagcagagttaccagaaagcattaatcgcaaccacagtacgtcccattttttcacctctacagacgctggtttatcattgaccgaaagccgcccggtgatttctgttattccgtattggcagcatttcattaaagggcgatctggttcagcaaggaacttagtcctgtttgctgaaaggatgttatggatgtaaacactggaatagcactgttttttctgaatgtttatcagtgatcagggaccagaatgatcagaatattcctgcttcacaaataactgatgtctgtttttattgtaaactgagaaaaccacacacgcgtacacaacacaaacactcaaactcacaaatcgtgggtcgcacacactactgattaagtgtatctgtcacggaagatcatttttttcacccaataaaactttagcttgtcaaagttagaaagcagcgcggtgatttctattattctttattggcagcatttaatttaaagatgattcacgtcaacaaggtgaaagagtctcttattttgacaggcgatcttttttaggcttaagcatttgtgattgacttacaaaagaaaatagttattacttaccctctttgcttcaaattggctttttaaaaaacctttttgatataatttattcatgacagtataaaataaaaaaaagtagtgctcaaaattataatgcgcgtatctaacaaGAAGAGGTGGTGATAAGAGTAATATTGCTGACTCGcggttaaatgatcactggtttgtgtccggggggcttccattctgttattttatttatttatttttacaaattgctttgagtagtaagaaaggctattaaaacgtaaggaattaataacaatgataataataatagtagtagtaatattattattatacatgtgaATGCATGAACAAATTCAGCCGCTACGTAGTGGGGTATGAaaagggacaataccacgagttcattgaaataattacacagcaaggtgcacacacaatgcaaacataacgtgtatattattgaagtaaaggttcatataaattaattgtatACAACtctttaacaagttgagagatgtcaactagttaaaatacacaaaattatacatgtattgctttatagtccacacatagtgtatgtatattattaaaataatgatataaaattctataaaatggtatagaatctgcgtcgtagacttatgttgtgtcaaatttcttcaaagagttttaatttttgctttaaaaaatcttgcggcaaacatgtgaaccgttgaaaatcgctgattttaatcaatttgttttaacgcatgctctgtataaaatgctgtcatatctgttagtaaacacgcacgcgcagcgatgtcctgatgtctgcgttctaaggctgcaggtgtatgaaacgctgtgattgaggcggacagtaaactttgttaaaatgatatcgaaaaataccagtcgtcagttgtcttttcagtcgttttggcgtgtttactgttctgttaccaaaaattcttcaacgggctcatcaacaaagaaacgtggatagtaagatttagtaaaatatcagtgataataatacattgctcgacacccagtaacactttacaaagacatttaaaagacagctcgttaaaataaatgtagcaatccattgtcatgctataagtgacagcttgctcttaaacatttacacaggtggttttcctgggaataaaaaggagaaaaaaatccacgggaaatgttttgttgttgaattcaaatttcacctccgccatgtgagtcattaaaactattggaatgaaatatagttctatataaataaataaataaatttcctatcacacccaccctttcacccctgtacattggagaggaatctcattttcacagcaggtgcaattatcctataaaacacataggagttctgtgcaccgtttttcatggagattaaaactcatcaaatgtattttaaaaacttttagcagcctgtgaCATTCCTCATCTGcagtggtccattacaaaatgaacaccaggcagttaaaattgtgcacagtttctttaataagcctatcagacagtcttttataacgctttcatatcgagtgtgtctcttaatcccttctagcagaggagacacttatttccacagcttgtctatgctgtagaaatgtgtgccccgtcttctgcttgtaaattaatactggaattacaaaactgtccacagtttatttaaagagattgaaggaagtcttctatatcacttttttgtctactatgtccttactcatccactaatttaaaaaaaaatcaagcgcttacactgtctttttaagtatgtctatgaaaatcgctgtgagtagccagaaaaatgctatataaatgtaagatattattattattattattatttttaggtttttaaaattcaaataaacctgataggacttcttccaagatatgtgccactctagggtaccaacaaagtcaaacgattaggaaattttgtgatcagtttgttaagcaaaaataacttatcatcttctcatttctaatttggcatttcaggatacagtatatactgcaaatatacatttaaattgtaaccgctgataattatttactcgtgtgcttgcttttccataaaacagtttcaatatgtgcacaaagtataggtgataaaacacacaaattctgacattagcatgactgttgaaggaaaacatgtattagaaagtattctatggagttttcataaattaatcattatataccttttgaggtttcttgatatattttgtaatcaggttttaaatttttttattttactgccacttcacagatcaacaatccccaacatggtcactgtcagaataagtctttcaacgtttttcctgtatccattaatacattttccgggtttcactacccatctgaaagagttggcatcaggttgggtggcacttttaaattgcagtagtatgagtgagtgtcagtgtggcaagcactagattggcatttctttccgtctcattttttgtcttgtggcccaagcctgtaaatctcttttgtaaatgggtggcttggatagaggacagatactaacaattttcaaggctatattaaaacaatactaaaagatatttgtgtatgtgtgttgtagtgccccatgttgtaagtgttagatccattgaagaagtcaacttaaacaaagaaaatgtacattttgcaggtttgtttgaagtgttttacattataaccatattattaattgctgcatgaatataattttttcaaggggatgacctttactattgtcaaaaagacaagcagagcaacaggaggaatatgaaagttatttgttgagtttagtagacaaaggatacttgtaaggaagttcatgccagtgctatcagtgtacattctggaatttataaaactgctgatattatttcacaaagatgttactggcctggttttatgctgacattaaaatggctatgttttctgataattataatcattattttaattaaaagactataattgtcagaacagattcaataaaatgttttaatatctcagttgctgtttgtcggactctttaattgacttgtcctacaaatgtgtatcagtggatatttggtacttcatttgacaaataatattaatttttccaagtctcatatatttcagatagatagatagaacttgtcctctaagggaaaatgtgcttctttttttaacagaggctgaatgaataaataaatattaatatatataatgaaaaaaacagccaatccaataacaattgtctaatgttcattctgcaagcaacagttggggctcacaactctgaggcaaaagctcagctgtagaagtgagtgtccctttgagtggagaggacaatgggacacagtagacttgaaagtgatgtagaagactttcatcaatcttttaccatggatttcagataatattagtt
This genomic window from Polypterus senegalus isolate Bchr_013 chromosome 4, ASM1683550v1, whole genome shotgun sequence contains:
- the LOC120528179 gene encoding zinc finger protein 501-like; translated protein: MELAKEGGMDERLEPIKQDDHELGAAEYLCVKVEDCERRISVFKEEECKEKIIEIKVEDSENLSVSLELQKHETGNISKEDLCEESHFSSQPLVTNVGQLTTQQNSVVLKSELTESEEKVGEGIGREADERNSSMSVGRNVCLNISFSPSLSLQPSLQCNLEQKRDKGNIKKSTRGSENLTSSSFHCSSLSLKENVKTDQDQGHKTESEALHTGQECGEMFKNKLNCKDKSVHSKPKPFCCSECGKRFSQSSHLKSHTRIHTGEKPYCCSECGKRFSQNHTLQSHMRIHTGEKPYYCSECSKGFSHSNGLQSHTRIHTGERPYCCSECGKGFIQITDLQNHARIHTGEKPYSCDECGKRFRQSSNLRSHSRIHTGEKPYCCSECGKGFSHSNTLQSHMMIHSGEKPYCCSECGKGFIRSSHLQSHTRIHTGEKPYSCAECGKRFRQSSNLRSHSRIHTGEKPYCCSECGKRFIQSHTLQSHMRIHTGEKALKKYVREVKVKKQKEEKREKEVKKSPF